A genomic stretch from Aerococcaceae bacterium zg-1292 includes:
- a CDS encoding DNA-3-methyladenine glycosylase I produces the protein MTKRCQWVEGKPDYYIAYHDHVWGKPEHDDSALFRWLILEMFHIGLSWQLVLSKQTHFDEAFDAFDYQKIATYDEQKITALLENKGIIRHRGKIQAAITNAQAFMNVQEQYGSFDAFIWSFTNGETIVKAQDVHITQNDLSAQVTKALKRHGFKFLGSVTIYSYLQAIGVVNDHDFDCDFR, from the coding sequence GTGACTAAACGTTGTCAATGGGTAGAAGGGAAGCCGGATTACTATATTGCTTATCATGACCATGTGTGGGGTAAACCGGAACATGATGATAGCGCATTGTTTCGCTGGTTGATTTTGGAGATGTTTCATATTGGTTTATCGTGGCAATTAGTACTATCAAAGCAAACGCATTTTGATGAAGCCTTTGATGCGTTTGATTATCAAAAAATTGCTACCTATGATGAGCAAAAAATTACTGCACTACTTGAAAATAAAGGAATTATTCGTCATCGTGGTAAAATTCAAGCCGCAATAACCAATGCACAAGCATTTATGAATGTTCAGGAACAATATGGTTCGTTTGATGCATTTATTTGGAGCTTTACAAATGGTGAAACAATTGTTAAGGCACAAGATGTTCATATAACCCAAAATGATTTAAGTGCCCAAGTAACTAAAGCCTTGAAGAGACATGGTTTTAAATTTTTAGGTTCGGTCACTATCTATTCCTATTTACAGGCAATTGGTGTGGTCAATGACCATGATTTTGATTGTGATTTTAGGTAA
- the efp gene encoding elongation factor P encodes MISAVDLRAGMTIVQDGKLIRVLEASHHKPGKGNTIMRMKLRDVRTGATYDTTFRPDEKFERAFIETKTVQYLYSMGDVASFMDLETYEQYELPVDSIERELKFLLENMEAKIQFFGTEVIGVELPSTVVLTVAETQPSIKGATVTGSGKPATMETGLVVNVPDFIEAGESLEINTSEGTYMRRAQK; translated from the coding sequence ATGATTTCTGCAGTAGATTTAAGAGCAGGTATGACCATTGTACAAGACGGTAAATTAATTCGTGTATTAGAAGCGAGTCACCACAAACCAGGTAAAGGAAATACAATCATGCGTATGAAATTACGTGATGTTCGTACAGGTGCGACGTATGATACAACTTTCCGTCCAGATGAAAAATTTGAACGTGCATTTATTGAAACAAAAACCGTTCAATACTTATATAGCATGGGTGACGTTGCGTCATTTATGGATTTAGAAACATACGAACAATATGAATTACCTGTTGATTCAATTGAACGCGAATTGAAATTCTTATTAGAAAATATGGAAGCAAAAATTCAATTCTTTGGTACTGAAGTTATTGGTGTTGAATTACCAAGTACAGTAGTATTAACAGTTGCAGAAACTCAACCATCCATTAAAGGTGCGACGGTTACAGGTTCAGGTAAACCAGCAACAATGGAAACAGGTTTAGTAGTAAACGTCCCAGACTTTATCGAAGCTGGTGAATCATTAGAAATTAATACTAGTGAAGGTACGTATATGCGTCGTGCTCAAAAATAA
- a CDS encoding YhcH/YjgK/YiaL family protein, translating into MILDYLTNLPRYAAIIPRFEQFSNTIMEVAQLPLGRTDLTDVDFINVMTGETLPLDKGMLEYHRDYLDIQIILSGQEVMKWQNIHHLNEKVTYDAAKDIGFLDGEGECVTIKEGMFYLVFPEDAHLPSSHIDQPNTYKKAVVKIKVN; encoded by the coding sequence ATGATTTTAGATTATCTAACAAATTTACCGCGATATGCAGCTATTATTCCACGTTTTGAACAATTTTCAAATACGATTATGGAAGTAGCACAATTGCCACTCGGTAGAACAGATTTAACAGATGTTGATTTTATTAATGTGATGACCGGAGAAACTTTACCGCTAGATAAAGGAATGTTGGAGTACCATCGCGATTATTTAGATATTCAAATTATTCTAAGTGGTCAAGAAGTGATGAAGTGGCAAAATATTCATCATTTAAACGAAAAAGTTACTTATGATGCAGCGAAAGATATTGGTTTTTTAGACGGTGAGGGCGAATGTGTCACAATTAAAGAAGGGATGTTTTATCTAGTCTTTCCTGAAGATGCACACTTACCAAGTAGTCATATTGACCAGCCAAATACTTACAAAAAAGCAGTTGTAAAAATAAAAGTAAATTAA
- a CDS encoding nucleoside 2-deoxyribosyltransferase — protein sequence MPKLYFASPLFTEMEVAFNAKLAADIRQAIPQLEIFLPQEQGEINDKNAYADSTMIAKLDTQAVLESDILLAVLDGQLIDPGVASEIGVAYQAGIPIIGLYTDSRQQGATNPQKIAALQEIAESQFSYVNLYTVGLIKLNGTIVNSSRDVPNAILRLLK from the coding sequence ATGCCAAAACTTTACTTTGCTAGCCCACTATTTACTGAAATGGAAGTTGCCTTTAATGCAAAATTAGCCGCTGACATTCGTCAAGCTATTCCGCAACTAGAAATTTTCTTACCGCAAGAACAAGGTGAAATCAATGACAAAAATGCCTACGCCGACTCAACCATGATTGCTAAACTCGATACACAAGCAGTCTTAGAAAGCGATATTCTACTAGCTGTATTAGACGGGCAACTCATAGACCCCGGTGTCGCTTCTGAAATTGGTGTCGCCTATCAAGCTGGTATCCCAATTATAGGCTTATACACCGATTCTCGTCAACAAGGTGCGACCAATCCGCAAAAAATTGCTGCCTTACAAGAAATCGCTGAGTCTCAGTTCAGTTATGTTAATCTCTATACAGTGGGGCTCATCAAATTAAACGGCACCATCGTCAACAGTAGTCGAGATGTCCCAAATGCGATTTTACGATTATTAAAATAA